In Anomalospiza imberbis isolate Cuckoo-Finch-1a 21T00152 chromosome 26, ASM3175350v1, whole genome shotgun sequence, the following proteins share a genomic window:
- the PSRC1 gene encoding proline/serine-rich coiled-coil protein 1 isoform X2, whose translation METVGGCQESGGTAAMLRRHRRRNDPQAPRFRATPPADEGGAWGGEEPISEEKSEAIGQSEGRFKGRGPIGPRDGRAAIEPQGEGEFERDHASFARPRLLGARDEREPGAVRWPRCPEAMAEDRDVRFVTEESFDFGVLSPSDSQEEEEDEDSPGRGCRHGGGNGRWSPLSGARLEEMVREATRLAAQLEGCHLPPPAPGDPPGPTAMPPSTPRSPRRQTFVVKDSPVRALLPTVESRGPAPIPRLPTKPQGASAATSVPKAPPSRNSTAAAKGPSGGRGLPPSRVGPAQPCPPQGQGAGAQGRSEIPRGGTAGQAKVRGGTVPCAPSTRQPHTRTTTTAVPSSCSPASTVLPRVSSRTPAAGGRISTPRGTGAARAAPTTGASGCKPGPPPARLRPPRKTAVSSTPR comes from the exons ATGGAAACAGTGGGCGGCTGCCAGGAGTCGGGCGGGACGGCGGCCATGCTGCGGCGGCACCGGCGGCGGAACGACCCTCAGGCGCCGCGCTTCCGGGCCACACCCCCAGCTGATGAGGGCGGGGCATGGGGAGGGGAAGAGCCAATCAGTGAGGAGAAAAGCGAGGCGATTGGCCAATCAGAGGGGAGGTTTAAAGGGCGCGGGCCAATCGGACCCCGGGACGGGCGCGCCGCGATCGAGCCGCAAGGGGAGGGGGAATTCGAACGAGACCACGCCTCTTTCGCTAGGCCACGCCTTCTCGGCGCGCGCGACGAGCGGGAGCCGGGGGCGGTGag GTGGCCCCGGTGCCCCGAGGCGATGGCCGAGGACCGAG ATGTTCGATTTGTCACCGAGGAGAGCTTTGACTTCGGCGTGCTGTCCCCGTCTGACAG ccaggaagaagaggaggatgaggataGCCCAGGCAGGGGGTGCCGGCACGGGGGTGGCAACGGCCGCTGGAGTCCCCTGAGTGGGGCCCGTCTGGAAGAGATGGTGCGGGAGGCCACGCGCCTGGCAGCACAGTTGGAGGGGTGTCACCTGCCCCCTCCCGCTCCCGGAGACCCACCGGGACCCACCGCCATGCCCCCCAGCACaccccgcagcccccgccgccAGACCTTCGTGGTGAAGGACAGCCCGGTACGGGCACTCCTGCCCACCGTGGAGTCTCGGGGCCCTGCCCCAATCCCCCGCCTCCCCACCAAGCCCCAGGgggcctctgctgccaccagtgtccccaag GCACCCCCCAGCCGTAATTCCACAGCAGCGGCAAAGGGACCCTCGGGTGGCAGGGGGCTCCCCCCCAGCCGCGTGGGCCCCGCCCAGCCATGCCCTCCTCAGgggcagggggctggtgcccagggcaggtcaGAGATCCCCCGAGGGGGGACAGCAG GCCAGGCTAAGGTGAGGGGGGGCACAGTCCCCTGCGCCCCCTCTACCCGCCAGCCCCACACCAGGACCACCACCACTGCTGTCCCCTCCAGCTGTTCCCCGGCATCCACTGTCTTGCCCAGGGTGTCCTCTCGGACTCCAGCAGCGGGTGGGAGGATCTCCACCCCCAGAG GCACAGGCGCAGCACGGGCAGCCCCCACAACTGGTGCCTCGGGGTGCAAACCAGGGCCTCCCCCTGCCCGCCTGCGGCCCCCCCGCAAGACGGCCGTGAGCAGCACCCCGAGGTGA
- the PSRC1 gene encoding proline/serine-rich coiled-coil protein 1 isoform X1: protein METVGGCQESGGTAAMLRRHRRRNDPQAPRFRATPPADEGGAWGGEEPISEEKSEAIGQSEGRFKGRGPIGPRDGRAAIEPQGEGEFERDHASFARPRLLGARDEREPGAVRWPRCPEAMAEDRDVRFVTEESFDFGVLSPSDSQEEEEDEDSPGRGCRHGGGNGRWSPLSGARLEEMVREATRLAAQLEGCHLPPPAPGDPPGPTAMPPSTPRSPRRQTFVVKDSPVRALLPTVESRGPAPIPRLPTKPQGASAATSVPKAPPSRNSTAAAKGPSGGRGLPPSRVGPAQPCPPQGQGAGAQGRSEIPRGGTAGSDGKGMGTSWPWGFLGHTPMPPLSPGQAKVRGGTVPCAPSTRQPHTRTTTTAVPSSCSPASTVLPRVSSRTPAAGGRISTPRGTGAARAAPTTGASGCKPGPPPARLRPPRKTAVSSTPR from the exons ATGGAAACAGTGGGCGGCTGCCAGGAGTCGGGCGGGACGGCGGCCATGCTGCGGCGGCACCGGCGGCGGAACGACCCTCAGGCGCCGCGCTTCCGGGCCACACCCCCAGCTGATGAGGGCGGGGCATGGGGAGGGGAAGAGCCAATCAGTGAGGAGAAAAGCGAGGCGATTGGCCAATCAGAGGGGAGGTTTAAAGGGCGCGGGCCAATCGGACCCCGGGACGGGCGCGCCGCGATCGAGCCGCAAGGGGAGGGGGAATTCGAACGAGACCACGCCTCTTTCGCTAGGCCACGCCTTCTCGGCGCGCGCGACGAGCGGGAGCCGGGGGCGGTGag GTGGCCCCGGTGCCCCGAGGCGATGGCCGAGGACCGAG ATGTTCGATTTGTCACCGAGGAGAGCTTTGACTTCGGCGTGCTGTCCCCGTCTGACAG ccaggaagaagaggaggatgaggataGCCCAGGCAGGGGGTGCCGGCACGGGGGTGGCAACGGCCGCTGGAGTCCCCTGAGTGGGGCCCGTCTGGAAGAGATGGTGCGGGAGGCCACGCGCCTGGCAGCACAGTTGGAGGGGTGTCACCTGCCCCCTCCCGCTCCCGGAGACCCACCGGGACCCACCGCCATGCCCCCCAGCACaccccgcagcccccgccgccAGACCTTCGTGGTGAAGGACAGCCCGGTACGGGCACTCCTGCCCACCGTGGAGTCTCGGGGCCCTGCCCCAATCCCCCGCCTCCCCACCAAGCCCCAGGgggcctctgctgccaccagtgtccccaag GCACCCCCCAGCCGTAATTCCACAGCAGCGGCAAAGGGACCCTCGGGTGGCAGGGGGCTCCCCCCCAGCCGCGTGGGCCCCGCCCAGCCATGCCCTCCTCAGgggcagggggctggtgcccagggcaggtcaGAGATCCCCCGAGGGGGGACAGCAGGTAGTGATGGcaaggggatggggacatcatGGCCATGGGGGTTCCTGGGCCATACTCCAATGCCCCCTCTCTCCCCAGGCCAGGCTAAGGTGAGGGGGGGCACAGTCCCCTGCGCCCCCTCTACCCGCCAGCCCCACACCAGGACCACCACCACTGCTGTCCCCTCCAGCTGTTCCCCGGCATCCACTGTCTTGCCCAGGGTGTCCTCTCGGACTCCAGCAGCGGGTGGGAGGATCTCCACCCCCAGAG GCACAGGCGCAGCACGGGCAGCCCCCACAACTGGTGCCTCGGGGTGCAAACCAGGGCCTCCCCCTGCCCGCCTGCGGCCCCCCCGCAAGACGGCCGTGAGCAGCACCCCGAGGTGA